Genomic window (Flavobacterium oreochromis):
TAACAATCTCTATAAAATCTTGGAATGAATTTTTCTTTATTAAACCATTTAATGTAAATACAAATTTTTCCAATTCTCTATTTAGGATATTCTCATACTCTTCCCCAAAAATTCTATATTCGTCAGGTAATAATTCTTTTATAGCATAATTTATCCCTGTTAGTGTTGAAGGAAAATCAACAATTAATAATTCACCTGATTCTAACAATTTACTATTAACTTGGAATGGTCTAGGTCTTCCCATACACTCAATTTGTACCTGTTCAACTCCGACCTCTCTTTTAATTCTTTCAAATTGAAGATTAATATTTTCATCAATTTTTTTTGGTACTAATATTTCAAATTTACAACGCTCATATTCAACGTCTTTCACTTTTAATTTTCCATCCTCAATAATTTTAGCACAAATTGCTTTGATAAAATTTTCAAAATAACCATAAGCCAAAGTATTAGATGGGAAAAAATTAAAAGTATCTAATTCAACGGATAAGAAAGCTCGTTTTATTTCATCTACTTTATGAACTAAATTTTTATCATTAAATTTAGAAATAAAAATTCCACTTAAATCACTCAACTCTTTT
Coding sequences:
- a CDS encoding STING domain-containing protein, giving the protein MFFLVHENVKELSDLSGIFISKFNDKNLVHKVDEIKRAFLSVELDTFNFFPSNTLAYGYFENFIKAICAKIIEDGKLKVKDVEYERCKFEILVPKKIDENINLQFERIKREVGVEQVQIECMGRPRPFQVNSKLLESGELLIVDFPSTLTGINYAIKELLPDEYRIFGEEYENILNRELEKFVFTLNGLIKKNSFQDFIEIVRV